In the Cannabis sativa cultivar Pink pepper isolate KNU-18-1 unplaced genomic scaffold, ASM2916894v1 Contig1, whole genome shotgun sequence genome, one interval contains:
- the LOC133032921 gene encoding uncharacterized protein LOC133032921 produces MSRSGIMVGLSPTFRQTSFPSMGLKGFSFRFKHWACNGYTRMVTSASCSDQLQLQLQDKQLSSPELVALEYADLNLPLPDKELGNVRIRQHVNPLKTTFSVPVQVPHWNQVFRDPTLPLMVDIGSGSGRFLMWLGKKNAGVRNYLGLEIREKLVNRAQYWVKEINLDNVHFIYANATNSFKQVVSNYPGPLMLVSILCPDPHFKKRHHKRRVVQKPLVDSIAASLMDGGEVLIQSDVYEVAVDMRFQFDGESNTLKHIDEVDSSVLCDSEGWLLKNPMGIRTEREIHAEFEGAKIYRRMYRKCFYQHEAISSSSI; encoded by the exons ATGAGTAGGAGTGGGATTATGGTGGGTTTATCTCCCACATTTAGACAAACCAGTTTTCCCTCAATGGGTTTAAAGGGATTTAGCTTCAGGTTTAAGCATTGGGCTTGTAACGGCTATACAAGAATGGTTACCTCTGCTTCTTGCTCTGACCAACTCCAACTCCAACTCCAAGACAAGCAATTAAGTAGTCCGGAACTTGTAGCCTTGGAATATGCTGACCTTAACCTTCCTCTTCCTGACAAG GAACTGGGTAATGTTAGAATCAGGCAACATGTCAATCCTCTCAAGACCACTTTTTCT GTGCCAGTACAAGTGCCCCATTGGAATCAAGTCTTTAGAGATCCAACATTGCCACTAATGGTGGATATTGGAAGTG GTAGCGGCAGATTTCTCATGTGGTTGGGCAAAAAAAATGCTGGTGTAAGAAATTATTTGGGATTGGAAATAAGAGAGAAA CTGGTGAACCGTGCTCAGTACTGGGTTAAGGAGATAAATCTTGATAATGT aCATTTCATCTATGCAAATGCCACAAATTCTTTCAAACAAGTAGTCTCTAACTATCCTGGACCTTTGATGCTGGTTTCAATCCTG TGCCCAGATCCTCATTTTAAGAAAAGACATCATAAGAGGAGGGTGGTGCAAAAGCCATTAGTAGATTCCATAGCTGCAAGTTTAATGGATGGAGGGGAG GTGTTGATACAGTCAGATGTGTATGAAGTGGCAGTGGACATGAGGTTTCAATTTGATGGTGAATCAAATACTCTAAAACACATTGATGAAGTAGATTCGAGTGTGTTATGTGATAGTGAGGGATGGCTGTTGAAGAATCCAATGGGGATTAGAACTGAGAGAGAAATACATGCTGAATTTGAAGGTGCAAAAATATATAGAAGGATGTACAGAAAGTGCTTTTATCAACATGAAGCAATATCAAGCTCTTCGATATGA